From one Streptomyces sp. SCSIO 30461 genomic stretch:
- the ltrA gene encoding group II intron reverse transcriptase/maturase: protein MKPGAIQKLMLRSRSNTLVSVRRVTEINAGRKTAGIDGRVVLLPQGKAELADWMQHRAAPWRPLPVRRVYIPKANGRQRGLGIPVIIDRCLQAVTLNALEPEWEARFEPRSYGFRPGRGCHDAIGAIFLAAKGKSPKRQWVLDADLAAAFDRIDHDRLMASIGQFPARGLVEQWLKAGVLDRGVLAPTEEGVPQGGIISPALMNVALHGMEEAAGVHYRLTGPRAGELAVGSPTLVRYADDLVVLCHSRDEAQQVKERLARWLRPRGLAFNEDKTRIAHLDEGCDFLGFTVRRYHGMLLIKPSKASVRRIRARLAAEVLALRGQNAAAMIAKLNPIIRGWAAYFRGVVSSEVFASLDNHVWRLVYKWARHTHPNKPNGWVTSRYFGRFNESRQDRWVFGDRESGRYLTKFAWTRIVRHQLVVKGASVDDPALTEYWASRRRRNKPPLSTRLLSLLQGQHGRCPLCGTLLLHADQQPQSPQEWEQWLRAIRTAVRANALTAEADGSQSDDPVAFRLTHVHCHRWRGGSEPR, encoded by the coding sequence ATCAAACCCGGGGCGATTCAGAAACTAATGCTCCGCTCCCGCTCCAACACGCTGGTGAGCGTGCGGCGGGTGACGGAGATCAACGCTGGCCGCAAGACGGCAGGGATCGACGGCCGGGTTGTCCTGCTGCCCCAGGGGAAGGCCGAACTGGCCGACTGGATGCAGCACCGGGCAGCGCCGTGGAGACCCTTGCCCGTCAGGCGGGTCTATATCCCCAAGGCCAATGGCCGTCAGCGCGGCCTCGGAATTCCCGTGATCATCGACCGGTGTCTTCAAGCCGTGACGCTGAACGCGCTGGAACCCGAGTGGGAGGCACGGTTCGAGCCGAGATCCTATGGATTTCGTCCCGGCCGTGGCTGCCACGACGCGATCGGAGCGATCTTCCTGGCCGCCAAGGGCAAGAGCCCGAAGCGCCAGTGGGTCCTTGACGCAGACCTGGCAGCGGCGTTCGACCGCATCGATCACGACCGCCTCATGGCCTCGATCGGACAGTTCCCCGCCCGGGGGCTGGTCGAGCAGTGGCTCAAGGCGGGAGTACTCGACCGCGGCGTTCTCGCCCCGACCGAGGAGGGGGTTCCGCAAGGCGGGATCATCTCCCCGGCGCTGATGAACGTGGCCTTGCACGGGATGGAAGAGGCTGCCGGAGTCCACTACCGGCTCACCGGCCCACGGGCTGGTGAACTGGCAGTCGGCTCGCCGACTCTGGTCAGGTACGCCGACGACCTGGTGGTGCTCTGTCACAGTCGTGACGAGGCGCAACAGGTCAAGGAGCGGCTCGCCCGGTGGCTCAGGCCCCGGGGTCTGGCCTTCAACGAGGACAAGACGCGCATCGCGCACCTCGACGAGGGCTGCGACTTCCTGGGCTTCACCGTCCGCCGCTACCACGGCATGCTGCTGATCAAGCCGAGCAAGGCATCCGTGCGACGGATCCGGGCACGGCTCGCCGCCGAGGTGCTGGCCCTTCGGGGGCAGAACGCGGCGGCGATGATCGCCAAGCTCAACCCGATCATCCGGGGCTGGGCTGCCTACTTTCGGGGAGTGGTCTCCAGTGAGGTGTTCGCCTCGCTGGACAACCATGTGTGGAGGCTGGTCTACAAGTGGGCCCGCCACACACACCCGAACAAGCCGAACGGCTGGGTGACCTCCCGGTATTTCGGCCGGTTCAACGAGTCCCGGCAGGACCGGTGGGTGTTCGGTGACCGCGAGAGCGGCCGCTACCTCACCAAATTCGCCTGGACCAGGATCGTCAGACATCAACTCGTCGTCAAAGGGGCGTCCGTGGACGACCCGGCGCTGACCGAGTACTGGGCCTCGCGGCGACGCAGGAACAAGCCCCCGCTCAGCACGCGCCTGCTGAGTCTGCTCCAAGGACAGCACGGCCGGTGCCCGCTCTGCGGAACGCTTCTCCTGCACGCCGACCAGCAGCCGCAGAGCCCCCAGGAATGGGAGCAGTGGCTGCGGGCGATCCGGACGGCGGTACGCGCAAACGCGCTCACCGCCGAAGCGGACGGAAGCCAGTCCGACGATCCCGTCGCCTTCCGACTCACCCACGTTCACTGCCACCGCTGGCGCGGCGGCAGTGAACCACGCTGA
- a CDS encoding IS3 family transposase (programmed frameshift): MAAPRKYPDELRERATRLAVEARKDPVGRAGAIKRIADQLDVHPEALRGWVKRAEADEGVVPGTTGTEAARIAELEREVKELRRANAILKSASGFLRRGAGPSTAMKVAYIDQYKETFGVQPICDVLAETDAPIAPSTYYAAQGRPPSARSLRDAELTEEIRRIHTDNYGVYGARKVHAALVREGHKVARCTVERLMRAAGLRGVIRAKSPRTTRPAPETDRPADLVERQFTATAPNQLWVADITYIRTFSGWVYAAFVIDVFSRMVVGWQVATTLYTDLALDALEMAIWRRRHTGADLTGLTHHSDRGVQYRAIRYTERLAEEAAVASVGSRGDSYDNALAEAFNSLFKAELIRNKGPWTGINDIEIAVAEYIDWFNQRRLHGELGHITPAEHEAAYSAAEPPASLQKTS; the protein is encoded by the exons ATGGCTGCTCCCCGTAAGTACCCCGACGAACTGCGTGAACGCGCGACGCGTCTGGCGGTCGAGGCCCGCAAGGACCCGGTCGGCAGGGCCGGGGCGATCAAGCGCATCGCCGACCAGCTGGACGTGCACCCCGAGGCTCTGCGGGGGTGGGTCAAGCGGGCCGAGGCCGACGAGGGCGTCGTGCCAGGGACCACGGGCACAGAGGCCGCCCGGATCGCGGAACTGGAGCGGGAGGTGAAGGAACTGCGACGGGCGAACGCGATACTGAAGTCCGCCTCGG GCTTTCTTCGCCGCGGAGCTGGACCGTCCACTGCGATGAAGGTCGCCTACATCGACCAGTACAAGGAGACGTTCGGCGTCCAGCCGATCTGTGACGTCCTCGCCGAGACGGACGCGCCGATCGCGCCGAGCACCTACTACGCCGCTCAGGGCCGTCCGCCGTCGGCCCGCAGCCTGCGCGATGCGGAGCTCACCGAGGAGATACGCCGGATCCACACCGACAACTACGGGGTCTACGGGGCCCGCAAGGTCCATGCCGCTCTGGTCCGCGAGGGACACAAGGTGGCCCGCTGCACCGTCGAACGTCTCATGCGGGCGGCAGGACTTCGCGGAGTGATCCGGGCCAAGAGCCCGCGCACCACCCGGCCCGCTCCCGAGACCGACCGGCCCGCCGACCTGGTCGAGAGGCAGTTCACCGCAACTGCACCGAACCAGCTGTGGGTTGCCGACATCACCTACATCAGAACCTTCTCCGGCTGGGTCTACGCCGCCTTCGTCATCGACGTCTTCTCCCGCATGGTCGTCGGCTGGCAGGTCGCTACCACCCTTTACACCGACCTCGCCCTCGACGCGCTGGAGATGGCGATCTGGCGCCGCCGGCACACCGGCGCCGACCTCACTGGTCTCACGCATCACTCGGACCGCGGCGTTCAATACCGTGCTATCCGCTACACCGAACGCCTCGCGGAAGAGGCTGCTGTGGCTTCGGTCGGCTCACGAGGCGATTCGTATGACAATGCCCTGGCCGAGGCGTTCAACAGCCTCTTCAAGGCCGAACTGATCCGCAACAAGGGACCGTGGACCGGCATCAACGACATCGAGATCGCCGTCGCCGAGTACATCGACTGGTTCAACCAGCGCCGCCTCCACGGCGAGCTCGGCCACATCACCCCGGCCGAGCACGAGGCTGCCTACTCCGCAGCTGAACCCCCTGCGTCACTCCAGAAAACCAGCTAA
- a CDS encoding reverse transcriptase N-terminal domain-containing protein encodes MATTSPVADTVQDDSAVTANGPEDDITDWQSIDWQGAENEVRRLRQRIFTASQAGDLKKVRNLQNVKPRVSWSVS; translated from the coding sequence GTGGCGACAACATCTCCCGTGGCGGACACCGTCCAGGACGACAGTGCCGTCACGGCGAACGGACCTGAGGACGACATCACCGACTGGCAGTCGATCGACTGGCAGGGCGCGGAGAACGAAGTACGGCGGCTGAGGCAGCGGATCTTCACGGCATCGCAGGCAGGGGACCTCAAGAAGGTCCGCAATCTCCAGAATGTCAAGCCCCGGGTTTCGTGGAGTGTGAGTTAG
- a CDS encoding IS110 family transposase, with protein MTGTEAADTRDQFVVGGVDSHADTIHVAVVTDRGGHLADAQFPTNAAGYAAAIVFLEAHGTVAAVGVEGTSSYGSGFTHAARQAGLAVVEVNRPDKAERRRIGKSDPIDAYAAARAVVSGRATSAPKDGAIVGIRALQTAARSAIKARTATLNQITHLLITAPDAIRAKYSALSGDKRVTTLARLRPASDPAHSPLLTALRTLAKRVQSLTEEHTALTGELDQLVTILNPGLRAAYGVGPDTAAQLLITAGANPARLRTEASFAALCGAAPVPASSGKTNRHRLSRGGDRAANAALYRIALVRMARCRRTREYVARQTTAGRTKKEIIRLLKRAIAREVFWLLTTPVQVPEIADLRPARQTKNITLTAAANHFGVWPAVISNIERGLRRDDAFADAYRQWLTAA; from the coding sequence ATGACAGGCACAGAGGCTGCGGACACGAGGGACCAGTTCGTGGTCGGCGGGGTGGACTCGCACGCCGACACCATCCACGTCGCCGTGGTGACCGACCGGGGCGGGCACCTCGCCGACGCCCAATTCCCCACCAACGCTGCTGGATACGCCGCCGCGATCGTCTTCCTGGAGGCCCACGGCACCGTCGCCGCCGTCGGCGTGGAGGGCACGTCCTCGTACGGCTCCGGCTTCACACACGCCGCCCGGCAGGCCGGCCTGGCCGTCGTCGAGGTCAACCGGCCCGACAAGGCCGAACGGCGCAGGATCGGCAAGTCCGACCCGATCGACGCATACGCCGCGGCCCGCGCCGTCGTCTCCGGACGCGCGACCAGCGCTCCGAAGGACGGGGCCATCGTCGGGATACGCGCTCTGCAGACCGCCGCCCGCTCGGCGATCAAGGCCCGCACCGCGACGCTCAACCAGATCACGCACCTCCTGATCACCGCCCCCGACGCCATCCGCGCCAAGTACAGCGCATTGTCCGGTGACAAGCGCGTCACCACCCTTGCCCGGCTCCGGCCGGCCAGCGACCCCGCGCACTCCCCGCTCCTGACGGCCCTGCGGACGCTGGCCAAGCGGGTCCAGAGCCTGACCGAGGAACACACGGCCCTGACCGGGGAGCTCGACCAGCTGGTCACCATCCTCAACCCAGGCTTGCGTGCCGCCTATGGGGTGGGTCCGGACACCGCCGCCCAGCTGCTGATCACCGCCGGTGCGAACCCGGCCCGCCTTCGCACGGAGGCTTCCTTCGCCGCCCTGTGCGGCGCGGCACCCGTCCCCGCTTCGAGCGGGAAGACGAACCGGCACCGGCTCTCCCGGGGCGGCGACCGGGCGGCCAACGCCGCTCTCTACCGCATCGCGCTCGTGAGGATGGCCCGATGCCGGCGCACCCGCGAGTACGTCGCCCGACAGACCACCGCCGGACGCACGAAGAAGGAGATCATCCGACTGCTCAAACGCGCGATAGCCCGCGAGGTCTTCTGGCTCTTGACCACCCCGGTCCAAGTCCCCGAGATCGCGGACCTCCGTCCGGCCCGGCAGACGAAAAACATCACTCTCACCGCCGCCGCCAACCACTTCGGCGTGTGGCCCGCCGTCATCTCCAACATCGAACGCGGCCTCCGCCGCGACGACGCCTTCGCCGATGCCTACCGCCAGTGGCTCACCGCCGCTTGA
- a CDS encoding IS110 family transposase: MRAVAERRFAVEGAGGLGRSLAQQLAAAGEHVVDVPATLSARARMLATGGNRKTDEADARHVAQVALFRPDLRQVAAEDQTTILRLLTERRDDLVHERTRVLNRLHAVLRDLLPGGVATGLSADKAAAAMKGIRPVTATDNCRRDIARDLLADLRRLDRLVKDNEIQMREALAATRTTLTRLPGLGTVLAAKVLGHVGDVTRFPTEHHFASYTGSAPLDASSGNNVRHRLNTGGNRALNSVLHTIAVCQIRDGGRGQDYYLRKISEGKTPSEARRALKRRLSNVVYRIMKRDQRNPLAQAA; this comes from the coding sequence GTGCGAGCAGTGGCCGAGCGGCGCTTCGCCGTCGAGGGCGCAGGCGGGCTCGGCCGCTCCCTCGCCCAGCAGCTGGCCGCCGCGGGCGAGCACGTGGTCGACGTGCCGGCCACGCTCTCGGCGCGGGCCCGGATGCTGGCCACCGGCGGCAACCGCAAGACCGACGAGGCCGACGCCCGCCACGTCGCCCAAGTCGCCCTGTTCCGCCCCGACCTGCGACAGGTCGCCGCCGAAGATCAGACCACGATCCTGCGGCTGCTGACCGAGCGGCGTGACGACCTGGTCCACGAGCGCACCCGTGTTCTGAACCGGCTCCACGCCGTCCTGCGCGACCTGCTGCCCGGCGGCGTGGCCACCGGCCTGTCCGCCGACAAGGCCGCCGCCGCGATGAAGGGCATCCGCCCCGTGACCGCCACGGACAACTGCCGCCGCGACATAGCCCGCGACCTGCTGGCCGACCTGCGACGCCTGGACCGACTGGTCAAGGACAACGAGATCCAGATGCGCGAGGCGCTGGCCGCGACCCGCACCACGCTCACCCGCCTCCCGGGTCTGGGCACCGTGCTGGCCGCCAAGGTCCTCGGACACGTCGGCGACGTCACCCGCTTCCCCACCGAGCACCACTTCGCCAGCTACACAGGCAGCGCGCCCCTGGACGCCTCCAGCGGCAACAACGTCCGCCACCGACTCAACACCGGCGGCAACCGCGCGCTCAACTCGGTCCTGCACACCATCGCCGTCTGCCAGATCCGCGACGGCGGACGCGGGCAGGACTACTACCTCCGCAAGATCAGCGAAGGAAAGACACCGTCCGAGGCCCGGCGGGCCCTGAAGCGACGGCTGTCCAACGTGGTCTACCGGATCATGAAGCGAGACCAACGGAACCCCCTCGCTCAGGCGGCTTGA
- a CDS encoding ISL3 family transposase, giving the protein MSPHLDVVRVERVWVAGGVVRVAASTRETTVACPDCGRGSARVHSRYCRSLADVAVGGRPVLIELSVRRLFCDSPRCDRRTFAEQVDGLTKRYRRRSPLLQHLVEMTGVLLAGRGGARLLQILKVPLSRTSVLFHLMRLPLPPAATPRVLGVDDFALYRDVYGTLLVDGETRLPIELWEGRDAEQVTAWLRTHPGVEVVCRDGSLVYRQGITEGAPEAVQVSDRFHLWQGLSKRVGDIAAAHRGCLAAAVPEPEATPSQDEPVGPSNQADTPARRHAKRLFEAVHAVTDTGRSINAAARETGLNRRTVSKYARAATWQECVRTSRPRRPTSLDPYLDYLRQRWEEGEHNATVLHQELLAKGYRGHYQRIKMAVAPLRRGLPIDTPRERPPSPRQVARWITTTPSRRSLHASEQLRRLFEHCPELDCTHDLVRQFAAMLDTRDAAPLPAWLEHLTRSRLPPLAGLASAIREDQSAVVQGITTPFSSGVNEGRITDLKLQKRIMAGRAGVPLLRHRVIHMAILRRHYQ; this is encoded by the coding sequence GTGTCTCCGCACCTCGATGTGGTGCGGGTGGAGCGGGTGTGGGTGGCGGGCGGCGTGGTCCGCGTTGCGGCCTCCACGCGTGAGACGACGGTGGCCTGTCCGGATTGCGGCCGCGGTTCCGCGCGGGTGCACAGTCGCTACTGCCGCTCCCTGGCCGATGTCGCTGTCGGCGGGCGTCCGGTGCTGATCGAACTTTCCGTGCGGCGGCTGTTCTGCGACAGCCCGCGCTGCGACCGGCGGACGTTTGCCGAGCAGGTCGACGGACTGACCAAACGCTACCGACGCCGGAGCCCGCTGCTGCAGCATCTGGTGGAGATGACCGGCGTGCTCCTCGCCGGCCGCGGCGGCGCCCGGCTCCTGCAGATCCTGAAGGTGCCGCTGTCGCGGACCAGCGTCCTGTTCCACCTGATGCGCTTACCACTTCCGCCGGCTGCAACCCCGCGGGTCCTGGGCGTGGACGACTTCGCGCTGTACCGGGACGTCTACGGCACCCTGCTGGTGGATGGCGAGACGCGGTTGCCGATCGAGCTGTGGGAGGGGCGCGACGCGGAGCAGGTGACGGCCTGGCTGCGGACGCACCCCGGTGTCGAGGTGGTCTGTCGGGACGGGTCGCTGGTCTACCGCCAGGGCATCACCGAGGGTGCCCCGGAGGCGGTGCAGGTCAGCGACCGCTTTCACCTGTGGCAGGGGCTGTCGAAGCGGGTCGGGGACATCGCCGCCGCCCACCGCGGCTGTCTTGCCGCCGCGGTACCCGAGCCTGAAGCAACACCATCACAGGACGAACCTGTGGGACCGTCCAACCAGGCCGATACCCCGGCCCGGCGCCACGCGAAGCGGCTGTTCGAGGCGGTGCACGCGGTGACCGACACCGGCCGATCGATCAACGCCGCAGCCCGCGAGACGGGCTTAAACCGGCGCACCGTGAGCAAGTACGCCCGGGCAGCCACCTGGCAGGAATGCGTACGAACCAGCCGGCCCCGCCGGCCCACCAGCCTCGACCCCTACCTGGACTACCTGCGACAACGCTGGGAGGAAGGCGAGCACAACGCCACGGTGCTGCACCAGGAACTCCTCGCCAAGGGCTACCGCGGCCACTACCAGCGGATCAAAATGGCCGTCGCGCCGCTGCGCCGCGGCCTGCCGATCGACACGCCGCGCGAGCGGCCTCCCTCGCCCCGGCAAGTCGCCCGATGGATCACCACCACACCCTCCCGACGGAGCCTGCATGCCTCCGAGCAACTACGCCGGCTGTTCGAGCACTGCCCGGAACTGGACTGCACCCACGATCTGGTGCGCCAGTTCGCCGCCATGCTCGACACCCGCGACGCCGCCCCGCTGCCGGCCTGGCTCGAACACCTCACACGCTCCCGCCTCCCGCCCCTGGCGGGCCTGGCCAGCGCCATCCGGGAGGACCAGAGCGCGGTCGTGCAGGGCATCACCACCCCGTTCAGCTCCGGCGTCAACGAAGGCCGCATCACCGACCTCAAACTCCAAAAACGGATCATGGCCGGCCGCGCCGGAGTCCCACTCCTCCGCCACCGCGTCATCCACATGGCCATACTCCGACGCCACTACCAATAA
- a CDS encoding amidohydrolase family protein gives MLITADRVLTGSGTYVEDGAVLIEGDAITAVGPRTQLVAHSDAEGEELTFPGATVMPGLIDCHVHLVFDGGTEPLAAFHESSDEELLHGMRLRAEQLLSSGVTTVRDLGDRNGLALRLRQEIDQGVAVGPRIVAASTPLTTPGGHCHFLGGEVSGEAAIRELVRRNLASGAGVIKVMASGGGLTKDGPKSWQSQFSTGELRALVDEAHRAGVPVAAHAHGADGIAAAVDAGVDTIEHCTWMTEDGFGLRPDVLNKIVDQGIAVCPAVGPHWRAAARVFGEERTKILFGQVRTMAEAGVRLIAGTDAGVQRTGFGGSLAGALGFYSHVGMPADKVVDMATVRAAEALGLGESTGRIAPGFRADLLVVDGDPLADLEALKQIRAVITAGHVPELASGIISCAKNFVALRRMSRSVASFCISLRAAASSRRRASFSA, from the coding sequence ATGCTGATCACCGCCGACCGGGTCCTGACCGGCTCCGGAACGTATGTGGAGGACGGTGCTGTCCTCATCGAAGGTGACGCGATCACCGCCGTCGGGCCGCGGACGCAACTGGTGGCCCACTCCGACGCGGAAGGGGAGGAACTCACCTTTCCCGGTGCCACGGTGATGCCCGGCCTCATCGACTGCCACGTGCATCTCGTGTTCGACGGCGGCACCGAACCGTTGGCTGCCTTCCATGAATCGAGCGACGAAGAACTGCTGCACGGCATGCGCCTTCGTGCGGAGCAGCTCTTGTCGAGTGGGGTGACGACGGTCCGTGACCTCGGGGACCGCAACGGCTTGGCCCTGCGCCTCAGGCAGGAGATCGACCAGGGCGTTGCCGTCGGCCCTCGCATCGTGGCCGCGAGCACGCCCCTGACCACGCCAGGAGGACACTGCCACTTCCTCGGCGGTGAAGTCTCCGGCGAGGCCGCCATCCGTGAATTGGTGCGGCGCAACCTGGCGTCGGGTGCCGGAGTGATCAAAGTGATGGCGTCCGGGGGCGGCCTGACGAAGGACGGGCCGAAGAGCTGGCAGAGCCAGTTCTCCACAGGCGAGCTGCGGGCCCTGGTGGACGAGGCACATCGGGCCGGAGTGCCGGTGGCCGCGCACGCCCACGGGGCGGACGGCATCGCGGCGGCGGTGGACGCCGGCGTGGACACCATCGAGCACTGCACGTGGATGACGGAAGACGGCTTCGGTCTGCGCCCTGACGTCTTGAACAAGATCGTCGATCAGGGCATCGCGGTCTGCCCGGCCGTGGGTCCGCACTGGCGGGCGGCGGCGCGTGTCTTCGGTGAGGAGCGGACGAAGATCTTGTTCGGGCAGGTGCGGACGATGGCCGAGGCGGGCGTCCGGCTGATCGCCGGCACCGACGCCGGCGTGCAGCGGACCGGGTTCGGCGGGTCGCTCGCCGGGGCGCTCGGCTTCTACTCGCACGTGGGCATGCCGGCTGACAAGGTCGTCGACATGGCCACCGTCCGCGCGGCAGAGGCGCTCGGTCTCGGCGAGTCGACCGGCCGGATCGCGCCCGGGTTCCGTGCCGACCTGCTCGTCGTGGACGGCGACCCGCTGGCCGACCTCGAAGCGCTCAAGCAGATCCGTGCCGTGATCACGGCAGGGCACGTGCCGGAATTGGCCAGCGGGATCATCTCTTGTGCGAAAAACTTCGTCGCCTTGCGGAGAATGTCCCGTTCGGTGGCGAGTTTCTGCATCTCCTTGCGGGCTGCCGCCAGCTCCCGGCGCAGGGCCTCGTTCTCGGCCTGA
- a CDS encoding MAB_1171c family putative transporter translates to MAPYLLLIISVAFAWRLYLWSRAPHDAPTRSVALTLLAMGLSNAVAGLGRATDLDAIIGHDMVKLVENLLLLLACFFLMCFYLHSSVGRAARRRARVEGVVVAVVAVAITVAVLSAPHGAFSEPFRTVDMTIPQVACFYLGAGLYMTYVIALAGRWSARYARMSSRPHATGLWVAAIGLSALAVACGVRAVFVAVRWGGGAVPGPLSTGAAALVMLSSLLFVTGVTYSGVRARVTAARLWLRRRRDHRRLESLWQLLIEVYPENQLPPASRTRWDQWRARGVHRRYHRRIVECRDGLVDISPYLLSEEDEPGLLRLDPTELARRLRHASAAIQHGAPVPERAVSLAVPQGDDRDSDVGELIAVSEALRLTT, encoded by the coding sequence ATGGCGCCATACCTCCTGCTCATCATCTCCGTTGCCTTCGCGTGGAGGCTCTATCTGTGGTCGCGTGCCCCTCATGACGCTCCCACCCGGTCGGTGGCCCTCACGCTGCTGGCCATGGGACTGTCGAACGCGGTAGCCGGTCTGGGACGAGCCACCGACCTGGACGCGATCATCGGGCACGACATGGTGAAGCTGGTCGAGAACCTGCTGTTGTTGCTCGCGTGCTTCTTCCTGATGTGCTTTTACCTCCATTCGTCCGTCGGGCGAGCAGCGCGGCGTCGCGCTCGGGTGGAGGGGGTGGTCGTTGCCGTGGTCGCAGTGGCGATCACGGTTGCGGTGTTGAGCGCGCCTCATGGGGCGTTCAGCGAACCGTTTCGCACGGTGGACATGACGATCCCCCAGGTCGCCTGCTTCTATCTCGGCGCCGGCCTGTATATGACGTACGTGATTGCGTTGGCCGGACGGTGGTCCGCCCGCTATGCCCGTATGTCGAGTCGCCCTCACGCCACGGGACTGTGGGTGGCCGCGATCGGTCTCAGTGCGCTGGCGGTCGCCTGTGGTGTCCGCGCGGTCTTCGTCGCTGTCCGTTGGGGCGGGGGTGCCGTGCCGGGACCACTCTCCACCGGGGCGGCGGCTTTGGTGATGCTGTCGAGCCTGCTGTTCGTCACGGGTGTCACCTATTCAGGTGTCCGTGCGAGGGTCACCGCCGCGCGGTTGTGGTTGCGCCGGCGCCGGGATCACCGTCGACTGGAGTCGCTGTGGCAGTTGCTGATCGAGGTCTATCCGGAGAACCAGCTGCCGCCCGCGTCCCGCACGAGGTGGGATCAGTGGCGGGCCCGTGGTGTGCATCGCCGCTACCACAGGCGGATCGTGGAATGCCGTGACGGACTGGTTGATATCAGCCCCTACCTGCTGAGCGAAGAGGATGAACCCGGCCTTCTGCGCCTGGATCCCACGGAACTAGCCAGACGACTGCGGCATGCCTCCGCCGCGATCCAGCACGGTGCTCCGGTCCCGGAGCGGGCAGTGTCTTTGGCAGTGCCGCAAGGAGACGACCGGGACTCGGACGTCGGCGAGCTGATCGCCGTGTCCGAGGCGCTGCGGCTGACCACCTGA
- a CDS encoding class I SAM-dependent methyltransferase — translation MPAEDINIRAWQLYGQRQLARAYTPPIPDRLGWTPWEGVGPGAEVLGDVTGRRVLDIGSGAGHHAVHLARAHGARVTGIELSPTQHERAVGAHADVDGVDFVQADVTEYLAGAEPFDAAYAIGTLAFIDPHRSLPALRDGLRPGAPLILSLLHTDLHGRGPSAEVAPREQMILLRDDPPLPTQVWVLAPQLWEDLLTEYGFRAEAIDLYPHPDESARVIQQLIRARRLPDRPTRVSSRPRST, via the coding sequence GTGCCCGCCGAGGACATCAACATCCGGGCTTGGCAGCTCTACGGCCAGCGCCAACTGGCCCGCGCCTACACCCCGCCTATCCCCGATCGGCTCGGCTGGACGCCCTGGGAAGGAGTCGGACCGGGAGCGGAAGTCCTCGGTGACGTCACGGGAAGACGCGTCCTGGACATCGGCTCCGGAGCCGGCCACCACGCCGTCCACCTCGCCCGGGCCCACGGAGCCCGTGTCACCGGGATCGAGCTGTCCCCGACCCAGCACGAACGCGCCGTCGGGGCCCACGCGGACGTTGACGGCGTGGACTTCGTCCAGGCTGACGTGACCGAGTACCTTGCCGGAGCCGAGCCGTTCGACGCCGCGTACGCGATCGGAACGCTCGCCTTCATCGACCCGCACCGCTCACTGCCCGCACTACGCGACGGACTGCGTCCCGGCGCCCCACTGATCCTCTCACTCCTGCATACCGACCTGCACGGCCGCGGTCCGTCCGCGGAAGTGGCGCCGCGCGAGCAGATGATCCTTCTGCGCGACGACCCGCCCCTGCCAACCCAGGTGTGGGTCCTTGCACCGCAGCTGTGGGAGGACCTGCTCACCGAGTACGGCTTCCGCGCCGAGGCAATCGACCTGTACCCGCACCCTGACGAGAGTGCCAGGGTCATCCAGCAGCTCATCCGCGCCCGGCGCCTTCCCGACCGGCCGACGCGCGTGTCCAGCCGGCCCCGCAGCACCTGA